The Faecalibaculum rodentium genome segment AGGGCAATGATCTTCGGGATTGCAACAACAAGAGATGCGCCGACGATCAGAGGAAGCATATAACCGATGCCTGTCATGACATGACCGACAGCATTTTTAAAAAACTTCTTCATGAGAATCCTTTCCTTTCTTCAGTTCCTTTGTCAGGGAAAGGTTTCTGATATAATCAATACAGGTCTACTGATTTATCAGAAACCGGCGGCATTGTCTTGGCAGAGACGGTGCCGCTTATTTATTGCCTTTCACAGCCTGTATACACTTTGTCAGTACGGCTGTCGGTGCTTTGATGCACGTAGTGATATTTACCCGGATCACAGGCTTGCCCTTGAAACGGTCCATGCCCTGGATCTTCTGGTCAGAAGCGATGATGACGAAATCCGCAGCCTGCGCTTCTTCGGGGGTGATCGCATTGACCTGACCCATGGAGCCCTGCTGTTCCATCTTTACATCCAGTCCCATTTCCTTTCCGGCTTTTTCCAGTGCCTTGGCGGCCATGGGTGTGTGTGCCAGTCCTGCGGGACAGGCAGAGATACCAACAATTTTCATAATTCTTTCCTCTTTCTAAGCAATGGTGTTCAGTATAAACGACTGGAGCATATCCCTGTCCTGACATTCTTTCACTGTCCGGCAGAAATCGTCCTCCATCAGGTTTGTGGCCAGGGAACTGATCATCTGCAGATGAATGTTGCCTTCATTTTTCTCCGGAACCAGCAGCGCAAACAGACACGTCACATCCTGTCCATCCAGCGTCTCCCATTTCAGGGGTGTCCGGTTGCGGAGAAAGAATACATTCACACGCTTTACATTCTCTGTTCTCGCGTGGGGAATCGCGAATCCCTCAGACAGTCCTGTGCTGAACTCCTCTTCCCGGTTTTTCAGGTCCTGGAGCAGCGCATCCTGGCTGTCGGTAATTCCGAATTCCTGTGCCTTGCCGGCAATGAATGACAGGATTTCCTCTTTAGACCCGCAGTCACAATCCAGAAAAATCCCCCGGCTTTCAATCAACTCGTTCATGGCTTTGCACCTCCTTGCTTTTGACACGTTCATCATACCTGCGGTCTTTTTTCTCCTCAATCCAACGGGTTTCCTGTAAAACGGAAATGCCGCATTTCCGTTTCAATGGGAAATCACCTGTTTGCCAAACACCGAAAACCGCCTCACTATAATTACTGGAAACAATTAAACAAGGAAAAGGAGGTCCCCATGCTGACTCAGCCACGCCTGAAAGAAATACTCCAGCTGCTCCTGCATCCGCCTTTGTACACCGCCGACCAGCTCGCACAGAGATTCGGAGTCACGGTCCGAACCATCCGCTCCGATATCCAGGCCCTGAACCGCCTGATCCAGGGAGCTTCCATTCACCTGCGACGGTCAAAAGGCTATGAGCTTGTCGTCTGTGATCCGGAACGCTTTGAAACCTGGCGCAAGCAGGCCACATCCCCCGACTGGACCCTGACACTGGATTCCATGGAAGACCGGCAGCGCTATCTGCTTTCGATCCTGCTCATCGATTCCTCCTGGCAGGACCCGGATGACCTGGCAGACATGATTTATGTCTCCCGCAACACCATTCAGGGCTACCTGCGCACCATCCGCACCATCTGTGCCGCCCATGGTCTTTCCTATGAAAGCGGGGGCCAGCAGGGTGTGCGCATCACGGGTCCCGAAGACAAACGGCGGGACTGTCTTTGCCAGGAGGTCCTGGACCGGAACCTCACAGACTACGTCACTGGGTTCTCACCTCTGGAAAAGCGGCTGTTCGAGCGCACTGACCTGGACATGCTCTCCCGCATCATTTACAGCCAGCTGCAGAACACCCAGCTGTCCTGCTCCGACTACGCCCTGAAAAATCTGATCCTCCATGCCGCCCTGATGATCGAACGGATCCAGGCCGGAGGCATCCTGCCACCCCGGCAGGCAGCCATACTGCCGGCGGAAGTCACGCTGGCTGCCGAACGCATCTGCCGGGACATCAGCGAGGCGGAAGAGCTGGAGATCCCGGAAAGCGAACGGGACTCCATGAGCCTGCACATTGCCCTGAACACAAGACTGTCCGGGGTATCGGAAAGCGAGGATCTGCGCCAGGCTGTCCGAAAGCTGCTGGACCACATCTGGACCGTATGGCGTTTCGACCTGCGAAACGATCCGGTGCTGCAGAAGGATCTTTACAATCACCTGTTCAGCATCTTCAAAGCCAGAAGAAGCCAGCAGCATCACCCCAACCCGCTGCTGAATACCATCCGCAACAGCTTTCCTCTGGCCTATGACATTTCGCTGGACGCAGTCAGCCATGTTTTCCAGGAACCCGCTTTTTCCGAAGACGAAGTCGGCTACATCTCCCTGCACATCGGAGCAGCCGTGGAACGCTGTTATTCCGGCCAGCTCAAACCCGCCAGAGTCTGGCTGGTCTGCGGCTCAGGCATGGCGACCTCCCGTATGCTGGAAGCCCGCCTGAAGTCCTATTTCCAGACAAAACTGGACATCCTAGGCACCCTTTCCTACCAGCAGTACCTGAAGAATACAGATGAACAGCTCGGTGAAGCGGATTTTCTGATCTCCACCGTCCCCTTGCTCGACCGCGGCATCCCCTTTGTGGAAGTGGACTTCTCTCTGACCAGGGACAATGCGGAAAACGTCACCCGCATGCTGTCTCCCGTCAGGAATCAGTCAGACGGGCCCGCCCGGTTCTTCCAGGAAAACCTGTTTGTCCGCTTCGACGATCCCGTTACCAAGGACCAGGTGCTGGATGAACTCTGCAGCCGGCTCACCACCGCAGGGATCTCTGGACCAGACCTGAGAGAATCGGTACGGAAACGCGAAGAAATCTCCCATACCAACCTCAACGACATCTTTGCGATCCCCCACCCCATGACCCCGGAGGCATCCCGGACACGGGCAGCCGTGGCTGTCCTGAATCATCCCGTGGTCTGGAATGACAAAGGAAGTGCCGTGCAGATCGTGTTCCTGCTGGCCTTCTGCAAAGGAGAGCAGCAGAGCATCGAACGGCTCTATGACTATCTCCTGGAAATCGTCCAGTCCGTCCCGCTCCAGCAGTCCATACTCAAAGCCGGGACCTTCGAAGAATTCCAAACGCTGTGCCTGAAGTGATCAGGAAACTGAAAATGCCGCATGGTTCTCAGAAGCCATGCGGTATTTTTCTGGCGATGATGGCTGACGCCATGTGCCGGGGCGTGCAGGTAAAGGGGGAAAAGCGGGCAAATACAAAAAACCTCCGGATGTATATCCGGAGGACTGCTTTTGAAATGGTGGAGCGTAGGAGGATCGAACTCCTGACCCCCTGCGTGCAAAGCAGGTGCTCTCCCAGCTGAGCTAACACCCCACAACAATAAAACAGATGGTGGGCCTGAATGGACTTGAACCAACGACCTCACCCTTATCAGGGGTGCGCTCTAACCACCTGAGCTACAGGCCCATCTGTTGACTGCCCATTGATATTAACACATCATCCCGTTTCTGTGCAACAGAAAATTTCTTGTATTCTGACTATCTGGAATGAAAGACGGCTCTTGTCGATACTTTTATGCCATCTTTCCCGTCCCAACTCTTCAATTTGCATTTTTATTCGAAAATTTTCCGCTGATCCCCTGTATCCTCATCCACAGCATTGTTATAATTTTACTGCAGTCATCAAAACGCTGATGTGCCTGTTTCACCCTGATTCGAGGACCCTGTTCCAACCTGGCCTGTCATACAGACTGGGAAGGAGGAACAATGGATCTTTATATGATTCTCCAGTTGCTGGCAAACCTGTGTGTCATCACAGAATTTGTCAGACCGCTGGTGGGGACTTTTTTCCCTGTAAAATCAACGTAACTTTCCAGGTCTCGATCATCCGAATAGAGTAGAGGGGAAATTCAGTGATTTCCGCCCCTCTCGTTGAACCGTACGTACGGATCTCGTATACGGCTCTACAGTTATATTGCCCTTGCGGGCATTCATGAATTTGCTATGATTTATTCTGTAAGTTCAGGTAACACCCGACCGGGTCGATCAGACCCGGTCGTTCTTTTTCCTTGTTGGGTAACGCAAGAACCTTTGGTGATAAGATGAAATTCACAGTCCTCCACCCAGTAGTTCGCCACAGGCCAAGTCTCGAGTTGGCAGTCTGCCGTATCTCTTCCTTGGAAAATCCCGTTTTGAACTGCTTGTTCAGAATCATGAGATTCTTGAAGAGCGTTTTCGGTCTTTTCCATTGCTTAAAGATCACTACCCGAATTTTGTGTCTTAGCCACTGTCCAAATTCTATTAAGAATCTTTTCATGGAACCAATACTGAAATAGTTGATCCATCCTCTGACTTTCTGATTAACTTTCGTAAACAGATCGGATAAAGGCATGGCAGCGGCTTTCCGACGGCACAGGAGCTCTTTCATATTCTTATAGAGTCTCTGTTTTCTGTCGTTTGCCGGCTTGCACTTCCATCCGTCTCTACCCTTCCAGAAAGTGAATCCAAGGAATGTACTTTCAGGTGGTCTGACTACATGCGTTTTGGTTGGCGAAACCTTCAGGAACAGTTTCCGTTCGAGCCAAGAGGATACAGATCTCATTACCCGGTCGGCGGCCATCTCACTTCGGCAGTAGATCGTGACATCGTCAGCGTATCTGACAAATCTCAATCCTCTGTTTTCAAGTTCCTTGT includes the following:
- a CDS encoding BglG family transcription antiterminator; this encodes MLTQPRLKEILQLLLHPPLYTADQLAQRFGVTVRTIRSDIQALNRLIQGASIHLRRSKGYELVVCDPERFETWRKQATSPDWTLTLDSMEDRQRYLLSILLIDSSWQDPDDLADMIYVSRNTIQGYLRTIRTICAAHGLSYESGGQQGVRITGPEDKRRDCLCQEVLDRNLTDYVTGFSPLEKRLFERTDLDMLSRIIYSQLQNTQLSCSDYALKNLILHAALMIERIQAGGILPPRQAAILPAEVTLAAERICRDISEAEELEIPESERDSMSLHIALNTRLSGVSESEDLRQAVRKLLDHIWTVWRFDLRNDPVLQKDLYNHLFSIFKARRSQQHHPNPLLNTIRNSFPLAYDISLDAVSHVFQEPAFSEDEVGYISLHIGAAVERCYSGQLKPARVWLVCGSGMATSRMLEARLKSYFQTKLDILGTLSYQQYLKNTDEQLGEADFLISTVPLLDRGIPFVEVDFSLTRDNAENVTRMLSPVRNQSDGPARFFQENLFVRFDDPVTKDQVLDELCSRLTTAGISGPDLRESVRKREEISHTNLNDIFAIPHPMTPEASRTRAAVAVLNHPVVWNDKGSAVQIVFLLAFCKGEQQSIERLYDYLLEIVQSVPLQQSILKAGTFEEFQTLCLK
- a CDS encoding PTS sugar transporter subunit IIA — translated: MNELIESRGIFLDCDCGSKEEILSFIAGKAQEFGITDSQDALLQDLKNREEEFSTGLSEGFAIPHARTENVKRVNVFFLRNRTPLKWETLDGQDVTCLFALLVPEKNEGNIHLQMISSLATNLMEDDFCRTVKECQDRDMLQSFILNTIA
- the ltrA gene encoding group II intron reverse transcriptase/maturase — its product is MRLSDLILESSNMEKAIRKVVSNRGSAGIDDMPVDEIRAWMEVNGDELAEQIREMKYKPSPVRRAYIPKPNGKKRPLGIPTVVDRVVQQATYQILYPIFDSTFSDSSFGFREGRSAHQAIERTLEYLNEGYEWVVDLDIEKFFDMVNHDKLISIIRLKVNEKETLHLIRSFLKAGVMEEGKLNRNDLGTPQGGNISPLLANIYLDVFDKELENRGLRFVRYADDVTIYCRSEMAADRVMRSVSSWLERKLFLKVSPTKTHVVRPPESTFLGFTFWKGRDGWKCKPANDRKQRLYKNMKELLCRRKAAAMPLSDLFTKVNQKVRGWINYFSIGSMKRFLIEFGQWLRHKIRVVIFKQWKRPKTLFKNLMILNKQFKTGFSKEEIRQTANSRLGLWRTTGWRTVNFILSPKVLALPNKEKERPGLIDPVGCYLNLQNKS
- a CDS encoding PTS fructose transporter subunit IIB, translated to MKIVGISACPAGLAHTPMAAKALEKAGKEMGLDVKMEQQGSMGQVNAITPEEAQAADFVIIASDQKIQGMDRFKGKPVIRVNITTCIKAPTAVLTKCIQAVKGNK